The region CCGTCCTCCCGGAGGACTTGTCGTATTTCATCCGGTACGGCGTCGACACCACCACGGCCCTGAAGTTGCTGACCAGCGGTGTGAAGTCACGACGCATCGCTCACCAGATCGGTCGCAAGGCTCAAGCGCAGGACATCGAGTGGCGCGAGGTGCGTGACTGGCTCCGAAACCTCCACATCGCCGGATGGCGCCACGATTTCGAAGCAACACCTCGGGAGATCGAGGACCTGGCCGAGTTCTGCCGGTCACCGGCCCGGAGCCCACTGCGGCAACTTCTGGAGGACCACGAAACGACAGTCGATCTGGCTCGCCCGCTCGATTTTCTGCCAACGAGTCCACGGGCGGTCGAGCTACGTATGCCCAGCCCGTCCGCCCCAGTCGAAGTCTGGACTGTCGATTCGCCAGCCTCCCGGATCGGGATCATCGCGGCGGCTTCACACGCCGACATCCATCTGCTGCACAGCAGTGGCGTCGAGTGCTCCGCAACCACCGACGGCATCGTGGTGAGACTCCGCGAGGCGGACTGACCGCTACAAGGGATCGTCCACTAAGCGATGCTCCTATGCGTCAAGCCGGTTGTGGCTCGGCGGTCCGCGACGGCGCTGGGAGTGCGGTGTTGTGGCCGATGAGCGCTTTGAAGACTTCGCGAGCCAGGTAGCGTTTGAGGCACCGGATGATCTCCCGCTTGGACTTGCCTTCTGCAGTGCGTCGAGCGGCGTAGGCGCGCGTCCTGGGGTCGCGACTTGGGCGACCGATTGCGAGCAGGTGCAACGCCCGGTTGGCGTCCCTGTTCCCACCGCGGTTGAGCCGGTTTGGGATCGTAATCGCCCGTTGCGGCGGTGTCGGCTACCTGACACACCCGCGCTCGCCGCCGGACGCGGCGAAGTCCCGGTCGGCGTCCTCCGCCTGGCGTTCGAAGCCGCCGGCGCTCTCTTGCGTGAACCCTAGCCGTGAGCGCGTCGACCTCGTTCGGTGTCAACCCGCCGCCTTGACTAGGGACGCGACATACGACTGTCTATTACTTAGGTACAGTGCGGGTCGTTGGGCAGCAGCCAGGCCGCACGCAGTCGAGGTCCGCCAACCTCGGTGCGCCGCCTGACCGCTGCCCACGCATAAGGGATGTGTCGGTGGGTCAGGGCGTTACGCCTTGGCCCGCCAGCACGAAACGCATTGCGTACGCCGCCAGCAGCGTCAACGACACGATCGCAGCGCGCACAGTCCGCTGGCATTGCACACAGCAACACCACCAGCCCGGCGATCCATCTCCGTGCATTGGGTATATCCCTCCTTCCTGAGGTTTGGGACGTGCATGCAGGAGGCTACCGAAATGAGATCCACTCTTCGCGTGCAACCCCTCGTTGACCTGCATAGTTGTACAACTATGGCAATGCCGTCTGCTTGACCAGCAGGGTTCGAGATAGTTGTACAACTATGACGAGCCCACCCACTTGACTTCCAGCGTTCGCCTCTATGGCTGCGATCGCCATCAGGGGGTGAGCACATGGCCGCCTCCCCCATCACCGACGCGGACCGAGAGCGCATGCGCGAGCTGCACGCGCAGGCTCGACTGAGGTGCCCCGAGTTTGGTGGAGGCCCTGAAGCCAGGATGATCGTCCTGGCAGATGGGAGATCCAAGGTTCGATGGCTGCTCCGAAGAAGTACCCGACGAACTGCGTGAGCGTGCGGTGCGTGAGGTGGCCGAGTCCGGCCGGCCGATCGCGCATGTCGCTCGTGATCTCGGTATCCACCCCGAGGCGCTGCGTAACTGGGTCCGGCAGGCCGAGGCCGACCGCGGTGAACGCACCGATCGAGCCACGACCAGCGAGAAAGACGAGCTGACACGGTTGCGCCGCGAGGTTGCCGAGCTGCGGCGGGCCAACGAGATCCTCAAGGCGGCGAGCGTGTATTTCGCCAAGGAGCTCGACCGTCCCCGGACGAAGTGACCGCGATGATCGATGATCACAAGGACCGCTTCGGGGTCGAGCCGATCTGTCGGGTGCTGGAGTTCCCGCCCAGCACGTACTACGCCCACAAGGCCCGTAAGCCCGCTCGACGAAGCCTGCGAGATGAGGAGTTGCTCGTGCAGATCCGCCGGGTGCACGAGGCCAGCGCCCGCACCTATGGGGCTCGGCGGATTTGGCACCAGCTGCGCCGCGACGGCATCGAGGTCGCCCCCTGCACCATCGAGCGGCTGATGCACGTCCACGGGATCGAGGGCGTCGTCCGAGGCGGCAAACGCCGCACCACCATCCCCGAACCGACCGCGCCCCGGCCACCGGATCTGGTCGACCGCCGGTTCGTGGCCGCCGAGCCCAACCGGTTGAGGTCGCGGACATGACCTACGTGCGCACCTGGACGGGCTGGGTCTACGTCGCGTTCGTCCTCGACGTCTACTCACGCATGATCGTGGGCTGGCAGCTGGCCGGGCACCTGCGCACCGATCTACCCCTGGAAGCATTGGAAATGGCTCTATGGCAACGAAAAATCCGGCACAGTGACGGACTGATCCACCACTCCGACAGGGGTAGTCAAGGCGGATTCAACTGGTCGTCGCAACACCTCAATGTGTAGGAGTGTGTTGTGGCGCAGGGAAGAGCGCGTGCGGCGATTGCGGCTGGCCGTCCGCCGCTTCGGTCTCCGGACGGCCTCCGGTCAATCGGCGGCCGGAGCAGCAGCGTTTCTGGCGGCTGATCGCCGAGGGACTCTCTAGCGAGGAGGCTGCCGTCGCCTGCGGCGTGTCGATGCCGTTGGGGCCACGATGGTTCCGTGAGGGTGGCGGGATGCCACCGATCAGCCTGGACCCGCCGTGCGGCCGCTACCTGTCGTTCGCCGAGCGCGAGGAGATCACCGTGCTGCGGGCCAAGGAGTGCGGGGTCCGTGAGATCGCCCGCCGTCTGGGCCGATCTGCGTCGACGATCTCGCGAGAGCTGCGGCGCAATGCGGCGACCCGCGGCGGGCGTCTGGACTATCGGGCCTCGGTCGCGCAGTGGCACGCCGACCGGCAGGCTGGCCGCCCCAAGGTGTGCAAGCTGGCCGCGAACGACCTGCTGAGGGAGTATGTGCAAGACCGGCTCGCCGGCACTGTTTCCGCCCCGGACGGACGGGAGGTGCCCGGGCCGGAGACACGCTGGATCGGTCGGCGGCACGGGCGTCGCCAGGACCGCCGCTGGGCGTTGGCGTGGAGCCCGGAACAGATCGCCCACCGGCTCCCCGTCGACTTTCCCGAGGACGAGACGATGCGAATCTCGCACGAGGCCATCTACCAGGCCCTCTACATTCAAGGCCGCGGCGCGTTGCGCCGCGAACTGACCGCGTGTTTGCGGACGGGGCGTGCGCTGCGGGTGCCTCGAGCGCGCACCCGAGGCCGTGGGAAGAAGTTCGTTACCGAGGAGGTGATGATCAGTCAGCGACCCGCTGAGGTCGAAGACCGCGCTGTTCCAGGCCACTGGGAAGGCGATCTCATCATCGGCCTGGACAGTTCCGCGATCGGAACCCTGGTCGAACGCAGCACCCGCTTCACGATGCTGCTACACCTGCCACCCATGCCCGGCCACGGCGGTCCTCGCGCCAAGAACGGCCCAGCGCTGGCCGGACACGGCGCCGAAGCCGTACGCGACGCCGTCGCCACCACCATCACGAACCTGCCCGACCAACTGCGCAAGTCTCTAACCTGGGACCAGGGTGCGGAGATGGCCCAGCACGCCCAAATTCGGATCGACACAGGACTCCAGATCTACTTCGCTGACCCCCACAGTCCCTGGCAACGCGGGACCAACGAGAACACGAATGGCCTACTGCGTCAGTATTTTCCAAAGGGAACCGACCTATCGCGGCACAGCCGCAGCGATCTCGACGCTGTCGCCGCCGCACTCAATGCTCGTCCACGTAAGACACTCGGCTGGAAGACACCGGCCGAAGAACTAAACGAGCTGCTACTCTTACATCAATAAGCCGGTGTTGCAACGACCGCTTGAACCTGGGCAATACCTGTCCATCCGCTACGGCCAACGCCTGGCCGAGGTCGGTGTGACCGCCTCGGTCGGCTCGGTCGCCGACTCCTACGACAACGCCATGGCCGAGGCCCTCAACGGAACCTTCAAAGCCGAACTGATCGAACGACGCAGCTGGCCGAACCCGGCCGCGGTCCAACGAGCCGTGCTGCAATGGGTCGGTTGGTACAACCACGACCGCCTCCACAGCGCGATCGGCCACGTCCCACCCGCCGAATACGAAGCCATGCACTACCGTTCCACCATCACCCCGAAGACCGCCTGATCCACACACTCCGGTCTCCATCAAAACCGGGGCAGCTCAACCTTCAGCCCTCCTCGGCGGATGGCTGGCCCCGGAGAGCGTATGTGTCCCGAAACAGGACACATCGTGGACCGAAGTGGACACGCGGCGACACTCCCTAAGTCGTGGACTATTACCAAGACTGGGATGCGTGGACTTCGTCAGAGTGCAGGCGGGAACAGACTTTGATGCTGGATCCAGCCTCGGGCATAGGGCAGCGTTCGGTGGTCGCTGATGGACGTGAGCAGGATTTCAACAGGACTTACTTCAGCCTGGAGCCATCTTCTGGCCGACTGGGATCGGACCCTGCGCTCATCGGGGAAGCCCGAGACCACGCGCTACAACTACCTCCTTGCCGTGGCCCAGTTTGCCCGCTTTCTCACCGACAACGCGGCCGACTGCGCTGCCGGGCCAGCGGCGCCGGCAGAGTCGACGCGTGCGCACATCGAGGAGTTTCAGGCCTGGATGATCGAGACACGCTCGGCCTCGACAGCCTTGAACAAGCACAAGGTTCTGCAGCAGTTCTTCAAGTGGCTCGCCGAGGACGAGCAGGAGATCGACCGCTCACCCATGGAACGTGTCAAGGCCCCCACCACACCCACCAAACTGGTGCCGGTCATGGGCGATGAGGACACCAAGAAGATCCTCGACACCTGCAACGGCAAGACGTTCACCGACCTTCGAGACCAGGCGATCATCCGTCTCTACTACGGCACCGGCGCACGATTGGCCGAAGTCGCGAACCTCACCACCGACGACCTCGACATGGCCACCGACTCGGTCGTGTACCAGGGCAAGGGCGGGAAGAGTCGGCGCGTGCGGTTCGGACCGAAAACCGCCCGGGCACTGAGTCGCTACCTGCGCGCTCGCTCCCGTCACCGCGCAGCGGACGTGCCGAGCCTCTGGCTGGCCGCACGCGGCGCCCAGCCACTGCAGGCGAACGGGATCAAGATCATGCTGAAGAGACGAGGCAAACACGCTGGAGTATCCGGCGTTCACGCCCACCGATGGCGCCACAACTACGCCCACGCGTGGAAGCTCGCCGGCGGCGACACCGGTGATCTGATGCTGCTGCTGGGCTGGAGCACGGATGCGATGGCTCGCCACTACGGTGCCAGCGCTGCCGCCGAACGCGCCCAGGAAGTCCAACTGCGAATGAGAATCGGGGAAAATGTCTAACGATCAAGGAATGACTCCATCCCAGCGCAGTCGGCGAGCCCGAGCCGCCGCCCATGCCTCCTGGGCCAACACCGCTGACCGAACGGCACGAACGAGCCACGGAACCCGAGCGTTTCTCGCTCGCTTCGAGCGGCAGGTCGACCCGCATGGCCAGCTTGATCCAGCGGAGCGGGAAGTGCGAGCACGCCACGCCCGCATGGCCTACATGCTCAGCCTCGCCGAACGCTCCGCTCAGGCGAGAAGCAAGAGACGCGCACAAGCAGAACGGCAGTAGCCGAGACCCCACTCGGGTCTGCGATCACTGTCGCGGAACGCGGGCGGTGCGGTGTGCTCCGTGCACACCGCACCGCCTGCGCTTCTGTCATCGGCCTGGCCCGCAAAGGCTCGTTCAGACGTCGTCGCCGATTCCCATGCGCACCTGGCTCTCCTGGGCCCGCTCGGCGGCGGCGCTGGCGCCGTAGTGCCGCGGCATCGCATCCGAACTCCACCCCAGCAGCAACATCAGATCACCGGTGTCGCCACCGGCGCGCTTCCACTGATGGGCGTAGGTGTGGCGCCACCGGTGCGCGTGCACGTGGTCCAGGCCCGCCCTCTGGCCCAGCCGCTTGAGGCGGATCTTGATGCCGTTGGCGTTGAGAGCCTGTCCCCCGCGATCAGCCAGCCACAAGTTCGGCAGATCAGCACCCTTGCGCTTGGCGCGCGCACGCAGATAGCGGCTCAGCGCGCGGGCGGTCCTGGCACCCATGCGCACCCGCCGGACCTTGCCGCCCTTGCCGTAGAGGGTCACCGACTCCGTCTTGAGATCGACATCCTCCAGCCTGAGGTGGGCGACCTCGGCCAGCCGGGCCCCGGTGTTGCAGAACAGCCGGATGATCGCCTGATCCCGCAGGCTCAAAAAGTCCTTGCCCTTGCAGACCTCCAGCAGGCGCGTGGTCGCCTCCTCCTCGAGCACCGGAACCAGCTTGGTCGGCGCCTTGGGCAACCGCACCCGCTCCATCGGGGAACGATCGATCTCCTCCTCGTCGAGCATCAGCCACTTGAACAACTGCTGCAGGGCCTTGTGCTTGTTGACCGCCGTGGCCGCCGAACGCGTCTCGATCATCCACGCCTGGAACGCCTCGATGTGGGCCTTGGCGACCTCGGCCGGGTCCTCGGCCGCCGCGTCGGCCTCGGGATCGGGCGCGTGCTCGGCGAGATACCGCGCCAGCTGCGCGGCGGCCAGGACGTAGTTGTAGCGGGTGGTCTCCGGCCGGTTGCCGGAACGCAGGCTGCGGTCCCAGTCCCGCAGGTAGCCGGCCCAGGTCACAGACAGGCCGTCGGTGATCCGTTCAAGATCCATCGGGGGCATCGCGAAGCTCCGAAGTCAAGGTGTCGGTAAGCGGCATGCTTGACTTCGAAGAACGAACATTGATCATCAAAAAAGGGTCTTCACAGGTTCTGACCTGCGAAGACCCTTTCGACCGTCGGGACGGCGGGATTCGAACCCACGACCCCTTGACCCCCAGCGGTGGCCGGACAAGTGCGCCACCAGCACAAACAGCGACACCGCAGGTAAGGGCGCTCCCGTCCACTGCCGTATAGAGCGATATGCCGTGGAACTCGCCAACACGATCCTCCCACTTTCCTCCCAACACCAGCGTCAAAACGGCCTGCTTGACCATCACCCGGTGTGGGTTCAAGACGCTGGACCGAGTCGACTCGTACGCCGACTATCCCTGGCTCAACGCACGTCAAGCCTCCCAGATTCCTCCCCCGCTGTCCCTCCCACCCGGAATATCCAGGACCAAGTCCCGCCCGGCGGGACTCAGCGCCCGGCCAGTGCGCTGGCACCTGCCGCGTGGACTCTCCCCAACCGGATGGCTGGACAACGCAGGCGTCCAGCCCTCACTGACAGCTCCTGGGGCGCAGCCACACTCTGCCGGACACCGCGACCTGCGAGATCCGAGGCGCTAGACGAAGTGATCGTCATGGGCAAGGTTGGCATCCTCATCGGTCCTGGCGAACCGATGCCACGTCTGGCGCGGCACAGTCACCCCGATTCCGGTGTGGGCGTTGCGCTCCTAATCGCCCTGGCGGACCGATGCCACGACCGTCCGAGTCTGGAGAGTCGAATGTTAACGGCGGCGTTGTGGCGTCGAGATCGACACCGACGGCGATGTGAGCATAGCGGTTGTGGACCCTGGTGGCCGTCACGGACCTTCATCACCAGCGCATCCAGGTAAATGACCGGGTATATCTCTTCCAGTAGACGCGACTGCCGGACCGTGACCTCTCCAGCACCGTGTCGGTGATCTTGGATATCGATCTTCTCGTGCGACAGCTCCAGTTGCGCTGCAGGTGATGCTGAATATCGCGCACGGCCATCCCCGCCCACGTACAGCGAGAGGGATGTTCTCGTCCAGACCGCCGACCCACCGCGGGCCCTTCGGCACCAGACGCGACTCAAACGATCCGGCTCGGTTGCGGGGCACGTCTTGACCAGCTTGGACAGGAACCCGCCCTGCCCGGTCAACGCCAACCGGTCCCGATCGACGTTGTCCGTCACACCATCAAGCAGACCAGCCTCAAGCATCTCCTTGACCGCATCCGGGGCCGACCGCGGCGACACCGTGGTCCCGAACGGATCCGCTCACACTGGCAGACGTGGCCATTCGCGCTGCTCACTCAGCAGTTCTCCCGGCGGGCTTCCGACACACCGGTGCCCAAACTCCCCCGTTGCCCTCGAAGCAATCTTCCGGAACGATCTAGGTCCGTGGACGACGACATGCGGCAAACTCCACAGATCACCGTCGAAGGCTCCAGCGAACCTGCGAGAAGTCATGGATGGCAAGCGGTGTGGGACGGCACTCTCGCTTTCGCGTTCGGGGGTATGTTCACCGGCGGTTTCGGGGTCGAGTTCGTGAAGTCGTTCGCCACCGGCGACGACAAGGGACGCTGGTGGATCACGGCATGTCTCGCCATTGCGGTCGCCACCCTCGTCCTCGGGACAGTGCAGCGCCGCCGACAACAGCGATTGCAGCAAGTTGGCATCGTGGCCACCGCAGACGACCGCAAGCGTGGAGCATACCCAGACCGAGACGCCCTTGCGTTCAGCTGCACCGCTTATGCCGCCACGCTCAAAACCAGCATCATTCTACCTGAGAACAAACCGTGGAACGACCACGAGATCGATGCACTCGCCGACGAAGTCGTACGCGCCATCCAGATCGCCACCACAACCGTTTCGGATTCGGCACGCATCAACCTCATTCCAACCATGCCCCTCAACGTCGGATTCTGGTTCGGCACCCGACTGAAGTCCGACAAAGCACACGAGATCGCCATTCATGGCCGGAAGAGAAACAACGGTTCTCCCTCCTACTTCCCCGCGACGATCCTCCGTGAAACGACCACCACCGCGACACCGCTTGAAGTCGGTATGGAAACCTTCGAGGACGGGGATCCCGATGTGGCGGCGATCGCCCTGGACCTGCAGGGACGCGGCAATGACTTTCTTGTTCCAGTCCGGAAGGTCTGCCAAGAACACGGTGCCCGGACGCTGCTCAGCCTCCGCACATGGTCGACCACAATCCCGGAGACCAGGGAGGCTTTCACCGCCGTCGTCGAACAAGCCTGCCGCGAGTGGCGCAAGCACACGGAAACGACGGGGGCGCAACGACATCGACTCATCTTTCTCAGCGGCCCCATCCCAATCGCCGTCGCACTCGGCGCTCGATTCGCCCCCGAACGGGGCCGCTGGACCGCCTTCACCTTCGACCGAGACACGAGCCGGTACGTACCCTTCCCAACCCGGGATTGACCTGCAGCAGCCTCTACTCGGATGGCCCCACACGCGAGCGGCCCAGCGACGCCACCACCAGGCGGGGGCACTCGCGGCGAATCACCGCAGGTCAGAAGCGAGAGGCAGGCATGTAAGATCCACATCGGTGGACGCTAAGATCGACACCGAGCACCCGCTCGAAACGATCTTTGAAAAGCCAGGACACGGGCACCGAAAACAAGGAGCCCCCGTCACCGACGCGCAGCGTCGGTCCTCATTGCGGCCTCCAGCATCGCCGGGTCCTTGAACAGCGCCTCGATCCCGTCACCGACGCGCAGCGTCGGTCCTCATTGCGGCCTCCAGCATCGCCGGGTCCTTGAACAGCGCCTCGATCCCGTCACCGACGCGCAGCGTCGGTCCTCATTGCGGCCAGGCGTTCGGCGGAGAGCAGGCCCGGGAGTTCGGGCCCGTCACCGACGCGCAGCGTCGGTCCTCATTGCGGCATTCGGCCTGGGGATGGATCTCAGCCTGCTCGCGTACCCGTCACCGACGCGCAGCGTCGGTCCTCATTGCGGCGCCGCATACGCAGGTCCAGTTGCCGTCGGCATCGACGGCCCTCACCGACGCGCAGCGTCGGTCCTCATTGCGGCAGGAACCACGCGATCAGCGCGCCGGGCAGACCGTTCCCGTCACCGACGCGCAGCGTCGGTCCTCATTGCGGCCGGCGCCGGTGGGTGCGGAGACGGACGTTGGTGTGCAACGCCCGTCACCGACGCGCAGCGTCGGTCCTCATTGCGGCGGCACGTCGCTCGCCTGCGATGTGCGCAGCTTCCTCCGTCACCGACGCGCAGCGTCGGTCCTCATTGCGGCAGTACGCAGGAGTCCAGCCGTGAAGATCCAGACCCGCCGTCACCGACGCGCAGCGTCGGTCCTCATTGCGGCATTCGGCCTGGGGATGGATCTCAGCCTGCTCGCGTACCCGTCACCGACGCGCAGCGTCGGTCCTCATTGCGGCGCCGCATACGCAGGTCCAGTTGCCGTCGGCATCGACGGCCCTCACCGACGCGCAGCGTCGGTCCTCATTGCGGCAGGAACCACGCGATCAGCGCGCCGGGCAGACCGTTCCCGTCACCGACGCGCAGCGTCGGTCCTCATTGCGGCCGGCGCCGGTGGGTGCGGAGACGGACGTTGGTGTGCAACGCCCGTCACCGACGCGCAGCGTCGGTCCTCATTGCGGCGGCACGTCGCTCGCCTGCGATGTGCGCAGCTTCCTCCGTCACCGACGCGCAGCGTCGGTCCTCATTGCGGCAGTACGCAGGAGTCCAGCCGTGAAGATCCAGACCCGCCGTCACCGACGCGCAGCGTCGGTCCTCATTGCGGCATCGGGTGTGCGTGCTTGCTGATTGGTGCCGGTACGACCGTCACCGACGCGCAGCCTCGGTCCTCATTGCGGCCCTACTACAACACCGGCAACGTCAGCTCGTTCTCGACCGTCACCGACGCGCAGCGTCGGTCCTCATTGCGGCGTCGCGGGCGAAGTCGTGGCTCCGGTGAATCTCCATCTCAGCCGTCACCGACGCGCAGCGCCGGTCCTCATTGCGGCCCACATCGAGAGATCCCCTACTACAGCGTGTAGCCCGGCAGCCGTCATCGACGCGCAGCGTCGGTCTTACTGCGGCTGCGCATAACCACGATGCGCCGTGATGAGCATCCAGTTGCCACCACGAGCGTTCCGGGCCGATCCTCCGCTTTCCGCAGCCGGGTGCTCCATACTTGCGTTCCTTACGATCACGCTGCCACGGGATCTTCAGGTACGTCGCTGTCTTGGCCTCTCATGTTGGCCTCTGCATCAGCCAATGGCTATTGCTGGCTTTCCAGCCGCCCGTCGCGGCTGCTCCGGTGAAAAGCTCACCGGAGGGGGTGGGTCTGATGTGGCCGCTTGCAATCCACTATCGAGTGAATCCCGAGATTCGGTGTGCGGGTGCATCATCCCTGGGTGTCACAGCCTGGCACATACCTACCTACAGGAGATGATCTCCCATGGATCCGCCATTGCCCATCGGCGCCCGCGCGCTCAGCGACTTCCGGTTTTGTCCGCGGCTGTTCCACTTGGAGCACGCGGAGGGCTACCGCTTCGACAGCGAGGAGATGCGCCTCGGACGTCACGTCCATGCCTCCGTGGACGTGACGTCCGGGCGAGAACGTCCAGCTCAGCGTATCGATCCGTCGAACTGGCGCATCTGCGCTCTCGCACTGTCGTCCGACGAACTCGGACTCGTGGCCGTGTGCGACGTCGTCGAGGCAGTCGGCGGGAACGTCCGGCCCGTCGAATACCGGCGGGGCGCGCCGCAGCGCGACGGGCAGCCGTGGCCGAACGACCGAATTCAACTGCTCGCTCAAATCGTGCTACTTCGACACCACGGCTATCACTGCACCCACGGTTACCTCTGGTACGACTCCGTCCGTCGGCGCGTCCCCGTGCCATGGAGTGCCACGGCCGAGGCCGAACTGCGCCACCATCTCTTCCGCGCACGCCACGTCGCGAGCCAAGGTCAGCCTCCGCCGCCACTGCGGCACAGTCCTAAGTGCCCACGGTGCGCGCTGCTGCCGATCTGCATGCCGGACGAGATCAACGAACTATCCGAACGGGATTCCGAGAAGCCAAGGAAGCTTCTCGCACGTGCCCCTGCCCGTGATCCTGTTTACGTCACCGAACCCGGGACCACTGTCGGCATCCGCAGCGAGCGCCTGGCGGTGCGCAAGGACCACGAAGAGCTTCTGTCCTGCAGGCTCCGCGACGTGCTGCACCTCGTGGCCGCCGGTCCGGTGCAAGTCACGAGCCAGGCCGTGCACGCACTTGCCGAGCAGGGCAGTCCGGTCGTGTGGACCTCCACAACTGGGAGACTCAAATCAGTCGATATACCAACCGTGGGCAAGCACGTTGAGCTACGGAGACGTCAGTTCACCGCGACACCGAACACCGCACTCGACTTCGCCCGCCGCATTGTCGGCGGCAAGATCCGCAACGCCCGCACTCTGCTGCGCCGCAATCCCCACGTCGAGGAACCGGACCTCCTGAACCGCCTCGACGCCGACGCCGTCCGCGCCGAACGGGCACCGACCCGCAGCACGCTGCTCGGCATCGAAGGCGCCGCAGCCCGCACGTACTTCGCCGGACTCGTCGAGACCTTCCGGACAGATCACCGTCTCCCCGGCCCGGCCTTCGACACCATGGGGCGGACCCGCAGACCACCTCGGGATGCGGTTAGCTGCCTGCTCTCGTTCCTGTACTGCCTACTGATCAAGGACATCACCACTGCCTGCTACGCCCTTGGTCTGGACCCGTACTTCGGCTTCTATCACCAGCCTCGGCACGGCAGGCCCGCGCTCACACTGGATCTTGCCGAAGAGTTTCGCCCGCTTATCGCCGACTCCACAGCCCTGACGCTGATCAATAACCTGCAAGCCGATCCGGCGATGTTCCACGTCCACTCCACCGCGGTCGCACTCACCTCGTCCGGGCGCCGCGACGTGATAGATGCCTACGAGCGTCGCCTGACCACCGAAGTCATACACCCGGTCTTTCGTTACAAGACGACTTATCGTCGGGCTATAGAGATCCAGGCACGCCTGTTCGCCGCCCACCTGCTCGACGAGATTCCACATTACACCGCGTTCACTAGTAGATGATTATCATGCGCCGTCACCGCTACCTCGTCGCGTACGACATCCGCGACCCCCGGCGCCTACGTCTGGTCGCGAAGAAGATGGAGGACTTCGGCGACCGCACACAGTACTCGGTGTTCCTGTGCGACCTGACACGTGCCGATGTCGCTGACATGACCCGCGCGCTGCTCACCGTCATCGACTCCACAATAGATCGCATACTTATAGTAGACCTCGGATCAGGCGACTCCGATAGCAGATTCGAGTTTCTGGGGCGCCGACACGGGCTACCGACCACCGGCCATCGGGTCCTCTGACGCGCCCAAAACCGCTGAAAGGCACAACAATCATGACCGCAAACACCGACACCACCGATTTCACCCCGCCGTACAACATCACGTGGCGCACGTTCCTCGGCAGCCTCGACCGCATGGCATCGGACGCGTCCCTGCCTTC is a window of Saccharopolyspora erythraea NRRL 2338 DNA encoding:
- the cas2 gene encoding CRISPR-associated endonuclease Cas2, with amino-acid sequence MRRHRYLVAYDIRDPRRLRLVAKKMEDFGDRTQYSVFLCDLTRADVADMTRALLTVIDSTIDRILIVDLGSGDSDSRFEFLGRRHGLPTTGHRVL